The window CAGCCTTCTCTCCCAAGTGTACAACTCGAAAGTATGGTAGGGAGAAGGGAAGTCTTAAGATACTAAGAGTAAGAAACAGCAGCTCTTGCCAACAGGGTTAGGTGGGCTTTTTACCAGATGGCCTTGGCTGTCACtgacttttttctgtatttgaaatgcTTTGCATCAGCTTTGAGGCTGGTGTTAAGACTTCATGTACACAGGCAAGTGGTAGCACTCAATCTTAGTCAAGGCCACTTTAATAACCTGTAATTGAATATTAATCTAGGCCATCTAGAATATTCCTCTGCATATGACTGAGTAGATCAAGATCAGGAAGGAAAATGTGACTTCCCTAACAATCAATGCTATTGAAATGCTTTAAAGGGGATTGCTGGGAGAACGGCTGAGGAACAAATGATACTGCATCTGTTCTGCAATGTTTCATAACTGTGCTCTGTTCCTAGGGAGGAGCCAGAAGAGGTGCACTCCTGACGGATAATAACCTGCTTTCTTACTACTTTGAAGATGGTAAAACCCTGTATGAAGTTTTCCAGAGAGGACTGCATGCTTCTGGTAAGCTTTGCATCTGCTAGTTAGTACTTGCCTATCacaagtaaataaaattattccaaGTTCTTTTGCCTTGCTTCTTGTCTGTAGTAATAATTCAGGCTAGCAAAAGCTTTCCTAGCCTTCTGTGGGATGGAATGACAAGTGACCATATTTCCTCTGCCCTACCCCAGCCCGATTTAGAAGTAGTCTTAGTTGGCAGACTAGGCAAGAACAAACATCAGAAGCTTAAGATGGTAGAGTTCAGTGAAGAGGGAGTTGGAAAGAAACAACTCTGCTTTGTcttgtaaaatgtaaaattactgCCTGCTTACAACAggtataaatatgaaaatatatgatAGTTTTCAAGCTATTTCAATCTCATGTGGGTTGTGAAATGGGAAAATATAACCAGATCTTGGAAGTATTGCTTGTAAGGATAAAGGCAACAGTCTTACAATCTTGGTTTGGGCAGAGTGCTTAACTATGGGCACTACACTTCCATGCTCCATGCAATTAGCTGGATGTCTGACTGAAAATATTTCCCACTTAAAGTGTTGCATTGAAGTGTTAGTGCAACTTCAGTACTGAGCTTTACAATGGCTTGTCTGAACTCTTCCATTAGGAAATGGCAGCTGCTTAGGCTACAGAAAACCCAACCAACCTTATCAGTGGCTGACATATAAACAGGTGAGTATTGTACATGACATAATTTAATTTGGGATACTGTCTTGTAACACTAAAGTGGGGGAAAACTATCTTACAGGTTTTGGACAGAGCTCAATACCTGGGATCAGGGCTTCTGCAAAAAGGATGCAAACCATCACCAAACCAGTTTATTGGCATTTTTGCTCAGAATAGGCCAGAGGTAAGCAACAAATTGATTATTACTTCCCAGAATATTCTGACAGcttggggagagaggagggtctGTATTTAAATAGCTTGAGGCCACAGGAGGAACAATCACAACTGGCTGAGTACATACCATGCCAGGCATGTAATACAATGACCTTGAACCCTCACTACTCTAAGAATCTCATGGACACACTTCCTTACCCAACCCTCACTACTAATGTGAGAATGGACTAGTCAAGCTGTATGATCTTTGAACGTAATCCCGTCTTGTGAGCTGATAGTTTTCCTTAACTGTActattttctctcttcagtgGATCATTTCAGAGTATGCCTGCTACACTTACTCAATGGTTGCTGTTCCACTCTACGACACTCTGGGGCCAGAGGCCATTGTATATATTGTTAACAAAGGTAAATACTGACTTCTACTATTTCATAATGACTTCTCTAAAAGACGTTGTTTTGAGAAGGCTGAAGTTCAAGAGAATTTGATGCAAAAATCAGAGTAGCTTTAACGTTTCTGCTTTTATACTTTTAtagataatttatttctgtaaatgtaGCTACTTTGCAGGGGACATGGTTCAATGCCTAGAAGCCAGTGGAATTCCTATGTCTCCTAGTGTCTTGAATGCAAGTTCACTGAAAACCTGCTAGATCCTGTGGACCATCCTGCAATCAGAGTACTCAACTATTTGCTATTTGAGGTTTAGCAATCTTGAACTCCCACACTGCCAAACAATCAAACAATGTAGACAGGCTTGCATGCAAATTAAGACTAGATGTGTGTTTCTGATTTAAAGTTGTAGGATgtaaagagtggaggaagagggctAAAGATATGCCTAAATCTGTTTAATCTATCTGGTTAGGGCCTGTTGTTCTACAGAAGCCACAACTAGCATCCCATCGTGGAAGAAACTGGTGAGGAAGCTTGAATAAATCTTAACACTTTCTTCCCCCAGTCTCAGAGGAtatatggggagaaaaaaatattcactgcTGTCACAGCAATCTAGGATCCAACCCATAAGCAGGATTTGCCAAGCAAAATCACTTCAACAGTTATGCTGGTGAACCTTGTAAACAGGTCTTGCCTTGGGACTACACAGCTGTTGCTCACTAGGCTAATGGGAAACTGGCATATTCAGGTGAATCCAATTCCTCTGCTGACTCAATTTGTAATTGCATAAAACTCTCGCACATGCAGGGAAGCTAAGGCATTAACTCAAGAACTTTAGCTACTTCCATCAAACAGGTCTAAATTTCTTTAGATTTAAGATGGCTAAACCTAAACAGTGAGAACAATTCTGAGCTTTTATGGCAATAACAAAAGTTTGAATGCCTATTTTGACTGTGACTGAAGATATCTGTCTTTAGTTCCTCAGCATTTGCCCTCACTTTGTTTGCCCAATCAGTTGGCCATGATAGGAGGAACCTTTTTAGCACTGTAAGCCAGCCTCTGAATCCATATGAACAAATGCAAATGGATTTAGAACAAACCAATGCTATGTTCTAAATGTATGTGCTACTGAGCAGTTACTCACTTGCCTCATGTCTTCTAAACAGACTTCTGAAATGTAATTCCTTTTCTATAGCTGACATAAGCATAGTGATCTGTGATAAGCCTGAGAAGGCACAGACCTTGCTTGAGAACTGTGAGCAAGAGAAGACCCCATGTCTGAAGACTATCATTCTCATGGATCTCTTTGATAAAGAGCTCAAGGACAGAGGAGCTAAAGTGGGAGTTGAAATTCTAGCACTGCAGGAGGTTGAGGTAGGTGACTGAAGGCTTCTTGCAGAGGAATACCTTGCCAGCCAGACAATTGGACCTTCTCAGGCAACAATGACACTTTAATGTAAGCATTATCCAGTTGTCACACCTGTACCTGAGATCTTGATGAGCAGTCATTTTGAAACTTGATATATTTAGCCAAATGGACTTGCAGAGTTCAAACCATTGACTTAAGTTGTGTCCATGTCTAGTGGACAGTCAGTATGCATTAAACTGAAGACTTCCTTAGCTTAGTTAATGGTGCAGTTGTAACAGGATTTATCAGGCTTCTAAGCTGGCAGTTGAGTCTAAGTGAAACTGTAAGTGCAAATTACTGTCTGCTTTGACATCCCAATATTAGGCTTAATCTTCCAGATATGATGCACACATGTGAAGTATAAGAGATGTGTCCTacatcaaataaaatgaaatatctcCACTCAGGACTTCCAAATTCCTTAAGTAGTTCTGATCACTTTCTAAACACTCAAATTTTTCACAACCCCAAGAGTCAGCTTTTCCAAGTTGCATGTACTAAATTCAGGAAGACCAACATCTCCTTCCGAATGAGACAGAGTATCAagagataaaggaaaaacaactgTTGTGTTTGAAATGCAGTTACCTGTTCATGTACTGTTGTTGCATGTCTTTCTGCTTCAGTTGTtgtgttttctctctcacacagGAGCTGGGAAGAAACAACATCAGAGAACCAGTTGTAAGTATCTCTGTGGAACAGTTATAAACTTGCAAAACTAGTCTCTTGCCATGCTGCTAGTAGAAGAGGCAGAGTTTTTTTGTATCTTGTCATGGTGTTTCCAAACAGAATTCCTGGTTCATCCCACTTTAGGAAGTGTATGTAGATACTGATAAGCAACATAATCCTTACTCTGGTGACTTTATGTGGCTTTTTCCCTCTAGCCTCCTAAGCCTGAAGATCTTTGCATCGTGTGTTTTACTAGTGGAACAACAGGTAAGAGAATATATAGTGATGCTTCCCCACTAAAACAATCTCCCTGtgctgaaaaaaatagctttccaaCACAAAAAAGGGAAATGCTAACAACATAGAAGTAAAACAGTAAATTAGAACAGTGTcaagccactactgcattttacttGGGACATTGTCACTACAAGTCAAGTACACTAAGATAAAGCTGCTTAGAGCTGGGGGGAAGAATAGCCAAATTCATATTGTCTTACCCTATGAAAAATACAGAGTCTTAATGTTAAAGAGATTGGTTGTTTAACTGTGTCTGTATTCTGATCCACAGGGGCTAGAGAAACATCTTGTTTCAGCATTCTCTATGCTACTCCTAATTACTCTGCTGTTTCAGTAGACATTTCCTTTATATAATATCCATAGCTGAAAGTGCTCAAGATGAAGCATATTTGTGATCTCTTAAGACAAGGCATGTTATGACTGAGCCTAATAACAAGATAGTTCAAACTGAGCCAAACAAGACATGGGAAACTGACAGCAGAAGCAGTCAGAGCCACAGCTGACTTTGCTTGATCTCTCCAAAGGTAACCCTAAAGGAGCCATGCTGACACATCAAAATGTTGTTGCAAATGCTGCTGCCTTCCTTAGAAGTACAGAGGTAAGCTACTGCTAATGGTGATCTCTAGGCTATGTCACTCAAGTCATGAAACTAGCTTTAACGTGGGCATTTTCTATAAACCATTCACTACCAGCAAACTCACGCTTTCTTAAGTGCCCATATTTCAATGGGACAATAGTATTGCAAGAAACTTGGTTTAACTTTGAACAAGAACTTCTACACAGAAGTTATTCTAGAATGACTCAGTCCTAAATGCCAAGAGTACTAAACTGCCCTATTTCAAGTCTTGCCAAAACATTAAACTAATCTTGATCTAGTATGGCTGAGTTACAGCTGCAAATTTTGAAGAGGTGATGGATGAGCCTGAGTTGCTTCAGTCATTTGAAGTGTCTATTTTGAAGTACTCAAATTGATCCAAACTTTATTCACTTTCTACTTAAGAGTAACTCAGGCAGGCATAGGGAGTGCTAATCTATTTCTTTCCCCTCTAGAACACAGTTGAGTGTACAAGTTCAGATATCACCATGTCCTATCTTCCCTTGGCTCACATGTTTGAGAGAGTTGTACAGGTATGTACGGATATATGCATCTGAGCTTCTATAAATCAAATTATACTAAAAGGTATAATAGCCTTCTGTATTTCCTCAAAACCTATTCACATGAGAACTTTCCTACCACTGGGCACTGGAAATCATGCTGCTCTCCATAGACAAATAATTATGGCTAATGAAGCTAGGAATTATCCTTGACTAAGCTTAGTTTGCTCAATTTTTAGACTGTGGTCTACAGCTGTGGAGCAAAAGTAGGCTTCTTTCAAGGAGACATCAAGTTGCTAACAGATGACATGAAAACCTTGAAACCAACGCTATTTCCAGTTGTACCAAGACTGCTCAATAGAATCTATGACAAGGTATGTGAGCAATTTTAGCTAAATTATCTTTGTATTCATATATCTAAGCAAGGATACAAGTTTAAATTAATATTGAATGCATCATAACATCCCCACTAGTTAATTACTCTATAGCAGGAAGAATTCTGTAAAATCCTTTCTGAGGAGGTGGAAAGAGTCCTGGGACCTGGAGTATAAGGATGGTGTACACTGTCATGACTGCGTTAAATCTGTTGCTGTTCAGAGGCAAAGAGTTTGTTTACTTTTGGAATGCAAATGAAGCAAGTGCAAAGCTAGAAAGATCCCTGTCCACCAAAGCTATGGCTGAAGTATGTCAGCAATAACACAAATTAGTATTGCCCCTTGGTTCATCTCCTAGACTATGGCAGTAGTGAAGACAGGCCCTAGAACATGGAAGTAAGATGTGGTGCCTCCTAACAAAGCAGGAACTGGAGGTACAGATGTGAGTTAAACCCAAGAATCACTGATATTTTTCCTTGCAGATACAAAGTGGTGCAAAGAGCCCAGTGAAACGTTGCCTGTTAAACTTTGCTGTGATTATGAAGATGGCTGAAATAAAACAGGGCATAATTCGAAATGACAGCATTTGGGATCAGCTAATCTTCAAAAAAGTTCAGGTAAGTTATTCCAAGTGTAAGTAAGCTGAGCAATGTAGTAGTTGAGGATCTGATGGCTTTTATTTCACTTGTAGGAAACCATGGGTGGAAGAGTGCGTATAATGGTAACAGGCGCAGCCCCTATATCTCCCTCTGTCCTGACATTTCTTAGAGCAGCATTAGGCTGTCAGGTAAGCTGAGGTTTTTCTTAAAGTAAGACCTGTTTGATTATGCCCAAATAAATGACCAGTGATACAGCTGTGATCCAGCCCAGCTTGTTCCTGGGGAGATTGCAGTCAGTCTTCAATATTTACAGGCTGCTTGATCTGAGTTAACTGTAACAGGAATAAAATTCCGCAGGGCTGGCTTCAAACACTACCAAAAAAGCTATCCTGTAGGCTCTGGGAAGAGGAATAAAGCAGCAGAAATAGGAACATGCAGCACTCAGTCAGGCAGCTGCCCCTGAGCTTTGTGGCTTATCCTGACAGTCAGTGAGCTCCCAATGCAGTACACTTGAGAACAGATTTCAGAGAACAAGGTGACCAAACCAAAGTTTGGATAGGTGAACTTGAAGAACATCTCATTACACCAATAAGACCAAGAAGTCTTGAAGGCTAAGATTGTCTTGGCTTCCTTCCTAAGAAGACAACTTGAGCATGGGCATAGTTGAAACTGAGCTCTTTCACACCAGGGACTTGATGTTCAAAGAATATTCATCCTTTCTGACACAGATATTTGAAGCTTATGGCCAGACTGAATGCTCAGCTGGATGTACTTTCTCAATGCCTGGAGACTGGACAACAGGTATGGTAGCTGAGACTTGGAAACTCTCCCACATCTGTCAGTGCCACAGAAAGTGGCACTCATGCTTAGGTGCTCTACAGCCTTCAGTTCAATGAAAGTTAAATCCTGAGTACTTAACCTCAAAGTGAGTCTTGGTAGCAAGTCACCTGTATGCTTAATAGGTACCAAAATTCTTGACACAAGTAGGTGAGGATCTCTTGTGTAAAGTGACATAGGTCAGCTTAGACCCTGTTCCACTGTACAGGAAAGGAGTGTCTGTACAGAGCTGAGCAAACTGGACAAGGACTTCCCAAATGGCTTTAAGAAACTAGCTCCCAAATAACTTGTTTTACTCAGAGTTATGACTAAAATATCAGACATGATCATGACTGCTTTCCTGAAGGACTACCTGACCTTGAAGATTTAGCTTTCATCTTAGCAAGGATGTTTTAAATATTGGGTATTCTAAATTGAAGCTCAGGTCACCATCTTTGAGAACATAATAACTGCAGAGCATGATGAGGATGAAACGCAAACGAATACCAGGGTCTATGAGGCAGTTCTGTGGAGGCAAGTGTGGTACGTGGTTGGTGTGGTTGATTACACCAATAAATGGTTCTAAGCATTGAGACTTAGCTGCTACTTATCCTGCATTAACTGTCTGAAAATGGCTTTACAATAACTTTCTTGAACATTTGGTGTCAGACTCCTTTAAGTAGTGCTGGTTCTTGTTAAAGCAGTGAACAAAGAGCCATTAAGTATCTACTATTGCTGAAGTATTTCATATGTAGGGGGCATCTGAGTTCTTCCATCTCATTTCAAGACCTAGTCTTTCTAGCTTTAGATCAAATAGGGCCAACTGCTAGCAGAATCCCCAAAACATAACtgtccttgggttttttttttcctcttaggcCATGTTGGAGCCCCTCTGGCTTGTAATATCATAAAACTAGATGATGTGGAAGAAATGAACTACTTCTCTTCTAACAATGAAGGCGAGGTAGGTGCCATCTCCTGTGTGTGTCAGGAAATACTGAAACATAAGACTTGGTGACTAACAATGTTCTGTGGTTGCTATAGGTCTGCATTAAAGGACCAAATGTGTTCAAGGGTTATCTGAAAGACCCTGAGAAGACAGCAGAAGCAATTGATAAAGATGGCTGGCTCCACACTGGAGACATAGGGAAATGGTTGTCAGTGAGTAATTGCTCAATACAAACTATCCCTTGGATGTGAATTCCTGGCTAGTTTACAGTAatctgaaaagctgaagaagagAATTCTAAGATAAAAGCCTTAAACAGTATTTTGCTATCATTCACCAAGTAACTCCAGGCAAAGCTCCAAAGACCAATTAGGTTACAAGATCTCAAATAACACCTGCTAGGCCAGTAGTTAAGACTATGTCACTTCCACAGTGAAAAACAACAAGGTGTCTTGCTTTCTGTAACAGGAGAATAAAGGAGCTGTCTAATCATGTCCTGAGCTAACGGGAGAAATTAGACAAAGTGCCCCTTCTCTCTGTAGAGAGCAAAAAGGCAGTTCCAAACTAGCCTTTCCTACAGTATAATCAAACCTATTATATTCTACTTCTTATAAAGCAAGACAGAGACTTGAAACTAATGGCCTCCACCTTTAACTTCTAGAATGGAACACTGAAGATCATTGATAGGAAGAAGAATATATTTAAACTTGCACAAGGAGAATACATTGCTCCAGAGAAGATAGAAAATGTCTATATCAGAAGTGCTCCTGTAGCCCAGGTCTTTGTACATGGGGAAAGCCTGAGGGTAAGTGATGCTAGGAGTGAGCATCCTGAAAGTTTCCTCCCACAATGAGTTCTGGAAGATCAGGGCCCAAACATATGCATATACAAGAGCCCTTGAACAAGATCTGTTCCCAAGAGTGCCATGTTTATAGGAATATCCTTTCAGACTCATAGCCTTCCCAATTGACACAAAAGAAATGGAGGTCTTGGCATCAAGTTGCAAACTGGGTAAAGGCTAATTAAATACTTGTATGGGATTAGTACATCAGGTCAGCTCTGTACagtttagaatcatagaatgatttgggctggaagggacctttaaaggtcatctagtccaaccccccctgcaatgagcagggacatcttcaactagatcaggttgctcagacccCCATCccacctgaccttgaatgtttccagggataggGCATCTAccacccctctgggcaacctgttccagtgtttcaccaccctcattgtaaaaaatgtcgtccttatatttagtctaaatctatcctcttttagtttaaaaccattaccccttgtcctattgcaataggaCCTACTAAATATTTGTCCtgatctttcttataagccccctttaagtatcaaaaggctgcaataaggtctccctggagccttctctggAGAGGTGTTTCTCCACCCCTTTGCCACGGAGGTGTCACCTATGCTAGCAGAGGCCAGTCTTCACTCTCTATACCAGCCAAAAGTAATTGCTGGCATATTCAGTACGTGTAACAAACTGCATTAGTACTTCAATTACTGCTGTCAGAACTCAGATAAGTGACTTGAAAATCCTTGTAGCTACCTTCCAAACTCTGGAAATGGATGGGGATGTAGATGTGGCTTGTTGTAGACACACTGTCCACAATCGAGTTCACACAGACAACCAAAGTAATTTCAGATGCCTTATCTTGGGT of the Strix aluco isolate bStrAlu1 chromosome 7, bStrAlu1.hap1, whole genome shotgun sequence genome contains:
- the ACSL5 gene encoding long-chain-fatty-acid--CoA ligase 5 encodes the protein MIWILQVLFSPLPTPALISLIVFGAGIFLWVISRPKPVLPPVDLNKQSVGIEGGARRGALLTDNNLLSYYFEDGKTLYEVFQRGLHASGNGSCLGYRKPNQPYQWLTYKQVLDRAQYLGSGLLQKGCKPSPNQFIGIFAQNRPEWIISEYACYTYSMVAVPLYDTLGPEAIVYIVNKADISIVICDKPEKAQTLLENCEQEKTPCLKTIILMDLFDKELKDRGAKVGVEILALQEVEELGRNNIREPVPPKPEDLCIVCFTSGTTGNPKGAMLTHQNVVANAAAFLRSTENTVECTSSDITMSYLPLAHMFERVVQTVVYSCGAKVGFFQGDIKLLTDDMKTLKPTLFPVVPRLLNRIYDKIQSGAKSPVKRCLLNFAVIMKMAEIKQGIIRNDSIWDQLIFKKVQETMGGRVRIMVTGAAPISPSVLTFLRAALGCQIFEAYGQTECSAGCTFSMPGDWTTGHVGAPLACNIIKLDDVEEMNYFSSNNEGEVCIKGPNVFKGYLKDPEKTAEAIDKDGWLHTGDIGKWLSNGTLKIIDRKKNIFKLAQGEYIAPEKIENVYIRSAPVAQVFVHGESLRSFLIGIVVPDPETLPEFAAKLGVKGSYEDVCKNPAVKKAILEDMIRLGREAGLKSFEQVKDLYIHTEMFSVENGLLTPTLKAKRAELVKLFQKQIESLYSSIQE